The window CCTGACCAAGTGTTCCAGCAAGTACAGGCAAAAGAGAGAAGCCTTCAGAGACATCCAGCACATAGAAAGGGTCAGAGGGACTGGGTGCAGCATCGCCCTGTCCACTTCCAGAGTTCGTCTCCATGTATTGACAGTGAGTGTCTGTGGGCTGACACCGAGGCTCTGGGGCCAGCGAAGACAAGACCTTCCTCATCGCCATCTTAAAGCCTTCATGATACGGAATGTTATTAAGCAGAGCAATCTCTGTGGGCTCCAACACACAGGTCTGCTCCAGAGCGTCTGGTCTACTGGTCTGAAGGTTAGCCAAAGCACTACAGAGTTCAGCCTCATTTCCTAGAGAGAGCAAGTCTTGACTCTTGGTAAAACTTTTTATAACTTCCATTTCATGTTCCAAATGCAAGATACTGATCCCCTGGATTCTTAGGTAACAATCGTGACAAGATGCCTCCATTGTCACTCGGTCACCAGGCTGAATGCAGTAGTCTTCATTtgtaagaaaggaaaggagaaaaaaatatatgcatatacatatacaaatacatatacatacatcctgATTGTCTTAATTGGGAtttctattactgtaataaaCACTGTGATGAAAAGcacactggggaggaaagggtttatttggctcatcgttaaaggaagtcagggcaggaacctggaagcaggagatgaagcagaggccatggaggagggcTGCTTACTGCTTCCtcaacctttctttcctttcctttcctttcctttcctttcctttcctttcctttcctttcctttcctttcctttcagttttcccttcccttccctttcctccttccttccttctttccttcctttttttctggagacaggttctttgtgtagccctggctaactctgtagaccaagttggtttcaaactcacataggtatgcctgcctctgactcctgagtgctggcattaaaggtatacacgaccaccacccagctcacccTACTTTCACATAGAAACTAACACAACCACCCtaagagatggcaccacccacaatgggctgggccctcccctcccccatcaattacTAACTATGAGAAATATTCTACAGGCTTACCTACAGTCCCAttttataaaggcattttcttaattgaggtttcctcctcttagatgactttagcttatgtcacattgacataaaactacccagcacaacTGACCCCTTACTGACTAAAGCTGAGACTGGGACAATGCACGGCTGCTGCTGTTCTAGGCAGTTATGCCATGGTACTgccatctccaaaatgctggccTTCCTTGCTGCAAGTGGCTGCACCTCAAACTTGCCATCGGGCTGGAGCTGCCCTGAAACTCCTGGTTCTCTTTCTTCTAcatcctaagtgttgggattacagacatgcattaCAATGCCCAGCTTCATACTGTTTTTACTACAATCAGTAGAAGGGCTGCCAAACTGAGGAAGACCTGGGGATAAAGGAGGCTTTGTCTATAGGCAAAGACAGATGGAatcaatattatttaataaagcCTCATTTTAGCTTAACTAGACACTCTTTTCTCTAAAGGTAATTTCCAAAACAATGGAAGCACAGCACGATGGCATCCAATACTCCTTATGCATCTGGAAATTTGCATGTTTGAGAACATCACGGTTTAAGGAAGACTAAGTCCCGCAGTGAGGAGTATTCTGTGCTCCTCTGTGACTCTTCACACGGGGTCCATTTCCCCACTGCCCATGTATGACTATCATTCTTCCTATCAGTTCCAGAGAAAAATACAATCCATACCTAGGTATGGTGAGACAGGGAAGCTGAGACAAAAAGATCGATTGAGTTCATAAAATCTGACTTACAACCTTAACTCCCTATGTTCAATCCCTAGAGACCAAGTAAAGTAGAAGGAAACAGCTGTCCTGTGACCACATGCATGCCATGGGATGTGTCCCCAAGAAACACCTcatacataaaaacagacacacacaaatatttttaattgggaaaaaaaaacaaagttgttATTTttaggttaaagcatttaaaatggtCTTTGAGACATTTAAATTACTATAAGAGAATGAAACTAGGCTGGGCAGCTGTTTCCTTCTACTTTACTTGGTTTCTAGGGATTGAACACAGGGAGTTAAGGTCGTATGATAGTCatatcaggctggtcttgaactcccagagatttgcctgtctcctGATATCCTGATATGCTCTGATTAACAGCATACAATATAGTGCAGCTGGCTTTAATCTCTGTTCTAAACTAACATTTGTGATTCAAATTTACTTTTGAACAAAGAAATGtataattcttaaatatttaagtaACACTTCTTTTGCTGAAAACTTcatctaaaataattattttttctttttggtcacTGACAGtcacttgattttcttttctttttttttttaattgattgattgattgactgtatgtgagtgcactgttgctctcttcagacacaccacaagacaGGGCATCAGAtgctattacagatggttgtgagccaccatctatctgggaattgaactcaggacctctggaagagcagtcagtgctcttaaccactgagccatctctccagcccaacagtaACTTGATTAAAGCAACAAATTTTGTCTGTTTGATTGATTTGGTGGGGAAAGGTTTGcgttaaaagaattttttttaaaaagatttatttattttatgtatatgagtacaccattgctctcttcagacacaccagaagagggcatcagatcccattacagatggtggtgagtcaccatgtggttgctgggacttgaactcagggcctctggaagaacagtcagtgctcttaatcgctgagccatctctccagccccttgaaagaattttttaaaagagttatttatttatgcattttagaAATGTAAGtggatattttgtctgcatattAGAAAAAGCCATTGGATCCCATGTGACCATGGGTACAAAGAGTTCTGAGCTACCCTATAGGTACCACAAGTCCTCTAGAATAGCatccagtggtcttaaccacagcTCTCCagccactaatttttttttttttttttatgagaataCTTACCTTCAAGGGCCTGTACTGGATACACAGCCTGTTCCCAGCAGGTTTCCTCACTAGGACTTGTGGACAAACTGTATTCATCATCAAGGTGGAGAACAAACCAAACCATAATAGCGTCCAGCATGCCTTCTTTAACAGCAGGGACATTAATAGAGTGTGGCTTCTTAGTTGCAAGACTTTTTAATTCCTGAAAATGTAAAAAGGATCAGAAAACAGAAGTCAGGAAAGTAGAAAGGAACCAAAAATTTTTGAATAATAAGAGAATGAGAGGCCTTACAAACTGACTGCGTTTCCCTCAATGTCACAACTCAGCCCAACTTCACAGCGcacagccctgccctgccctgccctgccctgcagtCAGGGAACCAATCGCAGAATATTGCATTGCGTCTACTAACCAAGTAGCAAACATATACATGCTGTAGATAAAGTCAAGTCACCAGTGATAGAACTGAATGAcaaaaatatgcatacacacacacacacagtacagagGCTTAACTAGCAAGTGCCAGGTTCTGGGTCCAATCCCTAGCATTCCCAAAACAGAAGAACTAAGTGTTCTCTGTGTCAGGAGTCCTTCAGCCCTTGGTGAAATGGGATGCTATTACCCTAACAcagcggttctcagccttcccaatgctgAGATCCTCTCATacgtggtgacctccaaccataaaatcatcTTCACTGCtatctcataactgtaattttgctactgttatgaatcataatacaaTCATCTGTGCTTTCTGATGATCTTAGATGACCTCTGAAAGGGTAATTTGACAActaaggggtcgtgacccacagacTGAAAAATCACTGCcctaacaactttttttttaatttagattatTAGGTTTAGATTATTGTTCATGTCAAGGAAACAATTAACTTGAGAAGATAGgatattaaagataaatataaagaTCTAGGCTGGAGTGTTCATCCCTGTGTTTAAATATGTAAGAACGTGGCAAAATTCTTCTAGTCTTTCACCTGAGTAGCTCACACCTTATCTTATTTCTGAGTAGTTCACACCTTATCTTATTTCTACTGTCATAGTGCATGCTCTTACAAAGCACAGCACACACTCCTAACAACCCTTGGCAGCATTCCCATTACAATGAAAAAGAGGGAATTTTAATCTGCTGCTGATCATTTCATCATAAGACTGTAAAACCTCATGTACATTCAAAAAGTAAGGCATAGCCAGGCAGCAGTGGCGGTGGTGCCTACCTCTGACCACAGcgctctggagacagaggcaggaggatgtcagagttggaggccagtctggactgaagagtgagttccagaacagctggggctacacagagaaaccatgactgaaaaaaacaaacaaacaaaacaacaacaaagaactgaATATGTTCTTTTTACCTGAAGATTATTGAAATCAACTTTCATAATCTGAAAGCACTCTGTCAGAGGCAGGTATCCTCCAGGGATTCCACTCATCTTTTCAGTTGTGTATGGTTCAACTGTTTCTTCGGTGTCTACAGAAGAATAGGCTGTGCTCTGAAATTTCACATTTGCTGGTAAATGTATACCAGCAATGTCCTTAGCACCAACCCTAGGAAGAGTTCAAAGACACGGTAAGTTGTAAACATGATTTTTAAGTTATCAAATATCATTGTCTAATAGTTGAGAGAATATAAACATAAGAGTGAAATAAGACCTCAAGGCCACagatttcttatatatataaaatcacatgaaggaaaaaaaatgatgaataaCTCCATATTAAAAATTTTTGTGGGATGGAGCAATGGTTTGTAGGTAAGCACccatgttgttcttgcagagtCCCTGAGTTCAGTTGGGTTCCAGCACACACATCAGATGTCTCACAAATACCTACAACTTCAGCAACACCCTCCTATGGCTGCCGCAAACtccacacacacacggcacacacacaaaaacacatgcagaaatataaattataaaacttttaaaaaggaaagtatttaCAGAACACATATTCACCAAATGACTCATATTCCATTCAAAAAAATGTGCTTTTGAGTTCCGGCAAGCTAACAGGAGACAACCAAGAACAGACAAAGCACTTAGGTCCTTCACCAAAGGGGATAAGACAACCAAGTAAAATATGAATCTGAGTGAGCGTCAAGCAGTGAGGTGAGAACCCCACCACACGCTCCACAAGACAGGCAGTCAGCAGCAGGCCTAAGGAGGGTACGGCCCACACGACTGTATTCACTGGCATTCTTTAATGAGTTAAGATACACTGAGAGGCAACTAGTACATTCGCATTCATCCAACTTGGTAACTGAGGCCCGTGTGTCTGCATGCTGTCCTGGGCCTACATTTTACCAAACATTTTTACTATCACCCGGTTACATGAAACAATAAGattaagaaacaattcacagcAAACATAAGCAGTAGCTATTTACTGCGAGTCCGTTCAGggtgattttatttctttcttttatttctcagtACTTCCTAACCTATTTTTATGTTAACTTTACACAGGAAACAGACAtctttaaaagatataaaattgCATTTTGCCCAATCATTACATTGATGAAATTACCAAGAAAAACAATACTAAAATTTATGTTCACATTGGACATCCTTACTTGCACATCAACTAAAATCAATCTGAActgaaatatttttctgcataAACCTCTCACAGAGTAAAGTGAATGAACATTTTCCATTTAGAAAAAGCTGGTTCTGATCCTGGAATTCTACTTAAGTAGAACTAAGCATCAAACAAAGATGTCCGCCTGCCCTGCCCCACACCGCCCCCCAGAGTGCTCTTCTAACCACTCACCTGTGATGCCTTCGTATCTCTGCGCACTCGACTGCCATCCCAAATATAACAGCACTGGCTGGTATCACTTTCCCATACTTGCCgcaatttccattttcttctttggtcTGAAAATATAACAAAAGTTACAGCATTACATGTTCAaataagtgtatatgtatatatacagtcTAAGAAACTTCCTTAAAATTTCATTCATGTGTCCATGTgtaatacatacaaatatatgtaacTTAATGTTTAGAATACAAGTACAAAGAGGAAGAGTGGTGTGTAAAGCTATGTCACTGTAGAATatcatttaataattaaaaaaaaaaagggtggacCCCAGAAGTGGCAgtgcacgcctttactcccagcacttgagaggcagaggcagaagaatctctgagaccagcctgaaaccatgtcttgaaaaactaaaatgagaaaaaaaaaaaaaaaagcactggttACTGTAGCAGAGgactcagttcaattcccagcatccccaggCAGCTCATGATCCCACAGGACAccatgccttcttctgacttccaccagcactgcacacatgtgacaggcacatacatatccaacaggcacacacacgtgtaacagggacacacacacgtgacagacacacaaacatctaatagctatacacacacattcaaaagGCCCACACATTCAACAGGCATATAGACATTTGACAGGCACATACATATCCaacaggcatatacacacatgtgaaagacacacaagcaacaggcatacacatacatgaaacaagcatgcatgcatgcaggtaaaacaaatacataaaacaaaaataaataaatctttaaacagaaagaataaaatcAGGCTTGAAATCTAGCCCAGGAGCAGAGCACTAGCCATGTGCCAAGTCCAACTCCTAGCACTagaaaaaacaaggaaggaaggaagaaaataacaaAGTCATCATTATTTACTTGAAAAATAAACTTCTTCTAGATTAAATGCATATCATCTTCTATAAAGATGATTTTCCttaatatatacaatgtatatagtAAATTAATTGTAATATACATATGGCTTGTAGGCTACAGTAGAGTTCAGTGTGCTCTTTAGTAGCCTGAATTTACTGAATACCTTAAAACATTACTGAACTAATATTACTACCTTCTTTCTGGAGATCTGCCACAATCCCAGGCACTGTGACACAGCTGAGAAATTCAAagttcttccctcttcttctcgAGCATTTCAGTGAATCCCTCCACAAATAAGCTCTCATTCACAGGGCTTTCTTCTGTAGAATTTTGATCTGTAACCTTACTGGTGCATACAATGCACATTGTATATtgttgccaaatgctttttcttgtgtttctttccGTGTATCTAGTTGCACTCTGACATATGTTTTATGTCCTGCACACATTCTAGGGGCTCAATATGCCTCTGAAACAATGAATTTGTCATCAAATGTCAGTGGTTCCGTGCTGCTTACCTTTGGCTGCAGAAGCAAATGCTCCCACGCATGAATCAAACTCTCCACAATTCCTTCTCCAAATACACCTGCATCGACAGTTTCTGTTACAACTAGGGACACTCTATAGAATGATGTTTTAAAGATAAATGTAAGTAAACTGATATGCTATTTCTATAAAGCTGTCAAAGCTGAGAGAAAAGGGCAAATACGTTATAGAAAATCTTTACAATTCTCTTAATACATTTCATTTCATTATCTTCCCCTGAGTCCTGACATGTCCCTTGGGTTCCTCTCCTCTTCATTAGCTCCTTTCCCTTGCTCTAGGCACAGAAGGGTTGTTCTGTGCTTAGACTTTGTTCACAGCCTGTTCTTAAGAGTAATTGGTACCCACATcttttctggtctgtctgaaCAGTAAACATTTAGCTTCTAACTCTTAACACAATGTAAGTGTTTTTCTCCTGGCCTGGAATGGTGGTTTATGTCTGTAAATATGTGTTATGTCATATGTGGTTATGACACATGGAGGCAAGATGATCAGACAGAAGTTAAAGGTAATCTTTGACTACACAGTGGgtttaaagctagcctgggctacatgaaaccgctgcattaaaaagcaaaaacaaaccaggGAGGGAACACATCCACAGACTCTGTCAGTGACCCTTCTCAAAGTTaattccctttttcttcttcattttttattttcttttgttttgtccagacagggtttctctgtgtggcctgggCTGTCACAGAAgtaattctgtagaccaggctgcccttgatcTCACACAGATCCTACCACAGTGAGATGCAGACACAAACGCAGGGCTTCTCAGACTGTGCACTCGAGCCACAGTGCTCGCCCACTGCACTTGCAAGCTTTCACTCTGGTGCAGGCCAGTAATGACAGCACGATGTCTGCAAGGGTGAACTGCTCACAGTGGAAACGGCTATTTAGCACTGCTCACCCACAGGAAGTCTGTCTACTTTAATGAGAAAAAGCACATgatttagtcccagcactcaggaggcagaggcaggcagatgtctgagttggaggccagcctggtctacaaagtgagctccaggacagccagggctacacggagaaaccctgtctcaaaaaaacaaaacacctataaacagtcaacaaaccctgacactactatggacgacaagaagtgtatatcaaaaggagcatgccatggctgtctctggaggggccctgccagagccttacaaatacagaggcagaaactagcaaccaaccattggactgggcatggggtccccaatggaggagctggagggtggtccagaggagctgaaggggtttacagccccatagaaagaacaatgatttcggccacccagacgccccaagactcccagggactgaaccatcaaccaaggggtacacatggttccagccaaaaatgtggcagaagaaggccttgttgggcatcagtgggaggaatggtccttggtcaggtaaaggccccaacaaagggaaaccgagcgGGGGCGGAggaagtgtgttgggtggaggggcatatacatggagccaggaggaaggaggaaagggagtggttgggggtcttaggggaggggagatATTGGGAAAgggtttaccattggcaatgtaaattaagactgatattcaattaaaaaaactttaaaaaaaacacacaaaaagacacaATAAAGTGACATGCTCAAGAAGCATTTCTCACTATCAACTTTTCTTGAGTTCTGaagtactttttaaaacatattattaaACTAGGTGATAACCATATCTTCAGAAAACAAGGACTTTTGTTAAGATAAGGAGCTGGAAATGTGTCATAAGGTTTTTAATGAATTATAAACACACCTTTCAGGGATGTGCTTTGGAATCTCTATATCCTGGGACTTCATGTGCAGGAGCTTTATCCCACACTCCATTTTGTTTGCAGCCACTACGTCACAGGCGAGTTCATACATGGTCTTGGATAATTCACAGGCATAGACTGAGTGTGCACCAGCGTTTTTAGCAAACatgctacaaaagaaaaaaaatccgcAAAATTATGATGCTTCAAACATGGATCTTCCTCCCATTCTTTAATGTAACCATTATttgttcttcctttaaaaaaagcaggacaagcaagatggctcaataggTAAAAATTTGTACATGCTAGTCTGACACCTGAAACCCAGCAGAAGGCGAAAAGACTGAAAGCTagcttctgacttccatatgcatACTGTGGTATacaaacactctctctctctctctctctctctctctctctctctcacacacacacacacacacacacagtaataataatttagtttaaaattaaaataaggtcAAGCTTAGTGGCATAGCCTGGTtcatatagcaagttccagggcttcacagagaaactctatcttaaaataatgatgatgataatggaggaagagtcatttgttttgctttgcttttggttttctgagacagggtctctctactggctgtcctggaactcattatgtataccatctggtctcagactcacagagatccccctgcctctgctttctgagtgcttggattcaaggcatgtgccaccatacccagatCAGAACACACACAATTAAGACATGGCTAGCAATGAGTTGCTTAATAGGCTTTCTAGATTCCACCAGAAtgttaatataaaaaatattcttcaaTTCATTATGGAGAGTTTCAGTAAGCCCAAGTATTTCATACTTTACTTGAACTTTTGATAAGTAAAATCgtagtaaaaagtaaaatattaaaagttgtatCAACCCTAAAAATACTATGAGAAACAATTGCTATTTTCATATactaatgtaaataaaacaaaaataataattacaacaAACCTCAGTATTGCAGTTCCTGTGCCAATATCCAGAACGGTTTTGGAGCCCGAGCGCACTGCCTTCTGGATTGCTGCGTTATAAATCTTATTTCTCTTGGTGTCATTAAGCATGATGAAGTGCCAGCGCTCCACCAACCAGTTTGCTACACGATAAAAGTTCTCCTTTGCATCGTTAAAATCAGGGTTTAACTTCACTGCTTTATGAAAATACCCAGCTGCCTCATCTCGAAAGCCCATTCTAGAGGTGGAAATCAAGAGAGAATGCATTCAGCTCTATGTGGTTAACTACAGTGCTTCTGTTCATGCACTAAACCAGCTTGAGAATCTTCTATCACTGTCCCAGATCCCAGAACAGTCTACCTCCTCTGCAAAATTAATTTTCTGTGAGGATGGCACTCTCCTGACTTCTGAATTTCTACCTAAGCATCTCAGATGTCCTAGGGGATGGGAGTGGGCACTAAGGCATAACTTGTACTGAACTAAATATGagcaaataaaaagtaaaaaacaaaggGGAAATACTACCAAGTCATCTGAACGGTGCTTTCTCAAACTGTGATGAAGAActccctgcctcagtttacaACAGTTAATTGTAGGCAGACTGCACTGCTCATGCCAGGATGTGTCTCACGAACCATCAGATGGCAGCAGCCTCCAAGCAGTCTATTTATTCGGCCAATGAGCCCCTTGACCAGAGACATGGATTTCTCCTTCTGTCAAGTGCTATGCACAGCTGCCAAGAATCAGCAACTTATGGAGCACACACTCACAGGGGAACAAGTAGGATTCTTCTCACTCAAGTCTCCACGAGCACTGTTAGTCAGCACCCGTTCTAAAGAAACTTAATCAGACTATGCACTCTAGGCATGGGTAAGACAACGGGACCAACTCACAAAAGAGCAGTACTACGTTAAATGGTAGGCATTCCTGCTGtagtttaaaatgaaaacatttcaggTCAGTATACGGTATTTTTGCTACCCTGAAGGTAGAGATAGATATCTTGTTTATATGCTGGAACTGCATAATGTACTCGCAGCAGAAAATACATGATATTGATGTAAAAAGCCTCACCATGATGAACTCAAGTATGTAACAATGAAGATTGCTGCTCAATTAATTTACTTTGTCAGAACTCTAGAGAGTGCATATACGCACTGGCCTTGCACAGTCCTCTAAGTCAAGTAAGGGGCCCTTGGGAGGAGGAGACAAAACTACTAGGTTGATTGTTGACAGCTAATAGACTTTATAGACACAGGGCAGAAGAGAATCACAAGGAGGGACATATGAAATGACACATATTAAATCCCTCGCATGTGAAAGTGCAACTTGCCAATTTGCTAGAACCAGGCTCTTTCCCCATTACGTTAAAACGTTCTAATTCAAAAGCGACGCTAAGATTTCAATGTGGATCCTGAGATTGCTTGGAAATGAAGAGTGTCCATAGCAGGTTGGACTGGCGTGCTTTGAGAAGCCATCGtacaaggctgacctctgactGCCATGTGGGTGTAATAGCTCATGAGGGTTTTCAGTGCTTCGACTGATGAGTAATTCAACGTGCCTCAGTGTTTATACAAGTACTGTGATTGTGCTGGATATGGCTTCCATCCTGGGCATCTAGAACTTGGGCATGCACCACACAGAGGTACCTGAGTACACAAATTCCTTTGCAGACTGCAAGCCTCCTGCTGAGGCAGGAACTCCACTGTGATAGGGAGAGGCCCTGAGAGGACTGCTCTTGGGGTCCTTGTGACTTGGCCAGTGTTCCCTTTCCCCTTTGCTAGTTCTGCTTCTCAATCAAACTGAGGCAACCAGTTACTGACTTACTACCAGACTTACTCATTTCGAAGGCTGTGTGAAACCTTATCTGTCCATCAACAGTTTCCCTTGAATCACTACAAGGTGCAGGAGACACTGCAGGAGGGAAGAATTGTGCTGTCTAGTTCCAGTACCCTCAGGGCTTATCCGGTAGCACACCCCCAGTGTGCAAGGG of the Apodemus sylvaticus chromosome 21, mApoSyl1.1, whole genome shotgun sequence genome contains:
- the Prmt9 gene encoding protein arginine N-methyltransferase 9 isoform X1, with amino-acid sequence MPNSRSRPRRGAGGGAGAAGRAQLVARSLQSAEHCLGDQDFGTAYAHYLLVLSLAPELKDDVKETFQYTLFKWAEELHALSRIQDLLGCYEQALELFPDDEVICNSMGEHLFRMGFRDEAAGYFHKAVKLNPDFNDAKENFYRVANWLVERWHFIMLNDTKRNKIYNAAIQKAVRSGSKTVLDIGTGTAILSMFAKNAGAHSVYACELSKTMYELACDVVAANKMECGIKLLHMKSQDIEIPKHIPERVSLVVTETVDAGVFGEGIVESLIHAWEHLLLQPKTKEENGNCGKYGKVIPASAVIFGMAVECAEIRRHHRVGAKDIAGIHLPANVKFQSTAYSSVDTEETVEPYTTEKMSGIPGGYLPLTECFQIMKVDFNNLQELKSLATKKPHSINVPAVKEGMLDAIMVWFVLHLDDEYSLSTSPSEETCWEQAVYPVQALEDYCIQPGDRVTMEASCHDCYLRIQGISILHLEHEMEVIKSFTKSQDLLSLGNEAELCSALANLQTSRPDALEQTCVLEPTEIALLNNIPYHEGFKMAMRKVLSSLAPEPRCQPTDTHCQYMETNSGSGQGDAAPSPSDPFYVLDVSEGFSLLPVLAGTLGQVKPYSSVEKDQHCIALDLISEANHFPKETLEFWLRHREDEAAVLQRPKSDKLWSIIILDVIEPSGLIQQELMEKAAISRCLLQSGGKIFPQYVLMFGMLVECQTLVEENAVQGTEHTLGLNIAPFINQFQVPIRVCLDLSSLPCVPLSQPVELMRLDLMTPYLNTSNREVKVRVCRSGRVTAVPFWFHLCLDEEVRLDTSAEASHWKQAAVVLGDPIQAQVGEELVLSVEHHKSNISIAVKQ
- the Prmt9 gene encoding protein arginine N-methyltransferase 9 isoform X2, yielding MFAKNAGAHSVYACELSKTMYELACDVVAANKMECGIKLLHMKSQDIEIPKHIPERVSLVVTETVDAGVFGEGIVESLIHAWEHLLLQPKTKEENGNCGKYGKVIPASAVIFGMAVECAEIRRHHRVGAKDIAGIHLPANVKFQSTAYSSVDTEETVEPYTTEKMSGIPGGYLPLTECFQIMKVDFNNLQELKSLATKKPHSINVPAVKEGMLDAIMVWFVLHLDDEYSLSTSPSEETCWEQAVYPVQALEDYCIQPGDRVTMEASCHDCYLRIQGISILHLEHEMEVIKSFTKSQDLLSLGNEAELCSALANLQTSRPDALEQTCVLEPTEIALLNNIPYHEGFKMAMRKVLSSLAPEPRCQPTDTHCQYMETNSGSGQGDAAPSPSDPFYVLDVSEGFSLLPVLAGTLGQVKPYSSVEKDQHCIALDLISEANHFPKETLEFWLRHREDEAAVLQRPKSDKLWSIIILDVIEPSGLIQQELMEKAAISRCLLQSGGKIFPQYVLMFGMLVECQTLVEENAVQGTEHTLGLNIAPFINQFQVPIRVCLDLSSLPCVPLSQPVELMRLDLMTPYLNTSNREVKVRVCRSGRVTAVPFWFHLCLDEEVRLDTSAEASHWKQAAVVLGDPIQAQVGEELVLSVEHHKSNISIAVKQ